AACTGCCGCGTGGTTCATTGCCATAAGCCATCATGCAAAACGAAGGATGATTGCCATACTCCCTTACGATACGTTCGGATTCGTCATAAATATACCGGTCGATGGCCTCGCCCCTGCCCAGTGAAACCCCATGGTTGGCCCAGCTTCCGCATTCAACATGCAGATAAAAACCGGCTTTATCGGCTGCAATAAAAGCAGCTTCGGGAGGGCAGAAAGAATGAAAACGCATGTGGTTTAATCCATGGGCACGGCAAATGGCAAAGACCCTTGCCCAGGAAGCCTCATCTGTGGGAGGATAGCCGGTCAGCGGGAAGACGCAATTCTCGACCGTTCCGCGCAGAAAGGTGGGATGCCCGTTAATTTCAAAATGAGTTCCGTTGGCCTTAAACTCCCGCATGCCAAACATCATCAGCTTCTCATCTTTGTTGCCGGATTTGTCGGCAAGCACAGCCCTGAGCTGATAGACCACCGGGTTGAACTCATCCCAAAGCCGGGGATTATCGCCCATGGAATAAATCAGTTCCAGGATATTATCACCTTTGGAAACCTTAACTTTAGAAGTAAGGGATTTCAGCTTCTTCCCGCCTGTCCCTTTTAATAATCCGGCAGTCAGCCCGATTTTTACAGCATCAAGCGATGAAGTTGAATTTTTTATATTTATAATGACTTTAACCCTCTTTGCTTTGATATCCGGATAAATTCGGATGTCATCAAAAAAAACCGGAGAACCTGCCTTCAGGTTCATCTGTCCGGTAATGCCGTTCCAGTTGCCCTGGGTATGGTCGGTAATGCTGTGTGAATCCTGCCCGGGATTTACTGTCTTTGTGCTGTTGTCGACCCTGATGGTTAGAGTATGTTTCCCGGGCGCCAGGGAAGAAGTCAGGTCGTAATCATGAGGAGTCGACAGGCTGTTTTGAGAACCGATAAGTATATTATCCACCCATACCGTAGTCTGCCAATGGGGACGTTCAAGAAAAAGCACTATCCTTCTGCCTTTCCAGCTGGCAGGAATATCAACTTCTTTCTGATACCAGGCAGCACCCACATAATATTTATCCGGGGTAAGCCAGAAAGGGAATTTCAGTTTACCCGACTGCCGGTATTTAGCCATACGCGGGTTATAATACCACGAACTATCATAAATACTGCCTGTCCATTTCGTCTTCAGGGTCAGCTCATCCCCCTTGCCGTTTTCGGACATTGAACCCGGCAATCTGATGGTTTCAGAAAGTGAACGGGCAAACCATTGTTCACTAATCCCTTTGTCCAGCGGATCGGTCTGAAACTTCCATTCTCCTTTTAAAGGTATAGTATTATCGCTGGCAGCATGAACGGATAAAAAAACCAATAGGGATAATAGGAAAAGAAAAAATACTTTCATCTGTATCTGTGGTTTCATCTAAAAGATTTTAAAGCCAGAAATAAAATTTATTTACAGGCCAGGTACATAAAACATGCTTATAAATGCAAACGATTCCAAAAATACAAATTGTACCGGAACGATTACACGAATTCATAAGAATTGTTAAAAATCATTACAGTCAAACAGAACATTTTACCTCAACCACGCCGCCTAAAAGGTTAAATATCTGCAAAATAAGACAGATCAACTGAAGCAAACCCATGCAATTACCGACTACTTCTGTTTTAGGGAAAATATTATTTTTGCCCTATCACTCATCCTTTTAAAACATGATTTCGACATTACGTTTATTTGCTCAAAAGGGTAAATGGCAAAATTACATTTATAAAATTCTTTCTAACGATCTATTTTGGCTTTTGCTTACCTGCGGTATTTTCAGATACATTTTTTATTTGTTTTTTTCTGTAACCCACGACTATCCTGATTCACAAACCTATCTAGGCTACAATGCAAATATATTGCTCGGGCAGGTGGAAGACTACAGGACTCCGGTATACCCCTATTTCATCAGGCTGATAAAATTATTTGGAACTACAAACCTGTTACAAAATGTAGTATTGGCCCAATCCATTATTTCTTTTCTGACCATTATCGTCTTTTACAAAACCCTGAAAAATATTTTAAAAAAGCGTGCAGTAATCTTAATAGCAGCCCTGATCTACGGCATTTTGCCATCTACCCTAAATTTTGACAAATGTATTTTAACAGAATCTTTTTCCATATCCGCCCTCGTTGTATTTCTCTATTTCGTTGTTTCCTATTTAAAGCAGCCGGCAATTTATAAAGCGGTACTTTTCACGTTTTATATCTTCTTTCTGATCATGCTGCGGCCGGCGTTTATATTTTTATTACCGGTGATCATATTATTCTGGATCATCAGGATGATGATCAGGAAAACGGAGTGGAAAATGAGCCTGTCAGGGCTGGCCGCATCGGCAGTTTGTATTTTGCTTATCATAGGATATTCCCACTTAAATTATACCTGCAATGAAGTCAACAATATATCCGTCGTTTCCACTGTAAACCAGTTGGATATTCTGATCGATTACAACATTTACACGGATAAAAGTGACACCGAACTGTCGGATTACATCACAACCAATATTCATAAAGAGAACAGGGAAGATTTGAGTGACAGCATATTTACTCTTTTTGATCCGGGAAGGATTGCAAAATATAATAAAAATTGTACCCTGCATCATTTCCCGGTTTATTTACAAAAAAGCCTGGAAAAGATACTCAAAACGGGTACTTCATCAACTTCGGTCATTTACGCTGAATTCAGGAAAGGAGTCTCAGGCAGGTGGATAGAGGTAATTTCCAATATCCTCAGCCTGAAGTTTTGGTTTTTGTACCTCTTGCTGGTTTTTGATTTTATCTATATCATTTACCTTTGGATTAAGTCAAAAGAGATACCCTGGCTGAAAATCTGTATATGGACCATTATCACGGCCCAATTTATGACGGCCCTGTTGGGCGCGCCAAATGAATCGGAAAGGTTGTTTGTTTCCGCTCTGCCTTACCTTATCGTATTATTGTCCGGTTATGCAGATAAACTTGTTTGCCATATAAAAGGCAGGAGTTTAAGCCGTTAGGGTATAATTAAAGCCTATGGGTGATAAATAGGATCAGTTCAAAGAGTTTAAAAGTTCAAGGGTTCAAGATGGTTTAAAATATTACCACTAAGGCACAAAGGGCACTAAGAATACATATTTATTGTGATCTTTGTGAAAACCTTGTGTACCTTGTGGTTTGAAATTGCTTGAAGTTGTTTGAGATGGTTTGAAATGGTTCAATGGGTTCAAAGTTTCTTGTGTTCCGGGATGAATTTTATATTAAGCCGCATAGCGGCATCCTATTTGTAGATAATATAGTGAAATCAAGTAATCAAGCCGCGTAGCGGTGACCTATTAAATAAAAGTTTGAGATGGTTTGAAATACATTTACCACTTAGGCACGGAGTTCATTAAGAATACAAGTTTTAATTGTGATCTTTGTGAAAACCCGGTTTTCCTTGTGGTTAATTATTTTATATTAAAAAGTTACGCTGAGAAAACTCAACGAAACTCAGAGTTTTTCTGCCTCATCCTGGAATAAGTAAGGCACGAATAAAAAAGCGGGTAATTATTGAAAATTCAACAACTACCCGCTAATTAAATCCCTTAAAATTTATTTTTATTACCAGCCGGCTATAAAAATCTGTTTTATTTTACAGAAGATTTTATTTGATGGCCCTTAATTCAAAAGGTTTATTGCCTTGAAATTCATCAAACAACGGATCCAGGGCTTTCACATTATCCTCATTGTTTTTTGCCAGAGTGATAGCAAATACTTTGATCTTTTTATCAGAGGGCAAAGTCAGTGTTTTTGATTTTTTTGGTAAATCAATCTCGTATTTGTAAATATAACTGTACTGATATGCATCATTCTGGGACGGATAGGAAATATGACGGTGCGAAGCGAACCAGGCAATATTGTCTTTCTTTGCGAAAGGTTTGTCCATTGCAATCACATCGCTCATATCGGGAGTAAAATGCCGGTTGTAGAACTGCCCTACATAACCGGTCCATTTCTGTATCCCAAGTGTAAAAGGCTGGTTATCTATATTGAAATCCTTCTGTACATCATCAGTTGCAGCAGCAAGAATATATAATTTATTGTATGAACCCTGGGGAAGGTTTATTTTCTGGCCATTGCAGGCTACAGCATTATTTTGCCCGTCCTGGCGGCCTCCCATTTTAAAATGAACATCCTCGCTGGTTATTTCATCAGGAATCAATTCAGCGGGCAGGCTCAAACCATACTCAAAATTACCGTCATCACGGTTATCGTCAAAGCTCATGACATCCCTGTCAAATGGCAAGTCCAGTGAAACCTGGTTATTTATGCCGGAAGTTTCTGCAGCATTCTGGAATTTAACAGCAAAACTGCGGATTGTATAATGACTGAGGTCAAAATTCAATTTGCCGTCCTGCAAACTGACATCCCCGATTTTTTGTTCCTGTCCGTTTACTTCATAGGCATCGACAATTTTGTTGGGGAAACTGATTTGTATCCCTTTTGCGTCTTTGCCATAAAGTTCATTCACCCTGACGATGTAATAATCGCCATTTTCCATTTTCTTGAATGCCATCAGGCCAGCTTCAGGAGAACTGATAGAAATTAAAGATAATTCTTTGCCTGATTTACCGGAATGTTTGGTTGTTTCGAAAGCCAACAAAGGCTGGTTGAAAAATTTAGCCTTCCAGGGAGACTGGCCATCACACCAATCACCTGCGTGCCCGTAAATTGCATACCTTATATCATGGATACCCCAATCCTGGGTATTTTGATAAATAAATGACCTGTTGTTTTGATTCACTTCAGGGGTATATAACAAGGTCAGTCTCAAAGTATTGTCGTCCGGTTTGTCTGAACCAAACTTGCAGTCTTCTAAAATTGAAACGCCATATTTTCCTGATTTATCCGTCAGATCGAACCATTCTTTGGAAGGCACTTCAAATTTCCGTTCATTATTATTTCCCCTTTGGATGGTCCCCACACCCAGGTTATAAGTAGCATTTTCATTATTCACGGCAAGCGGGAAAGCGGCTTTCAGGCTCACACCCTTCGATTGCCAGTCAACCTTATTGGTTACTTCCAGGCATTTCCCTGCTTCACCTGCTGCGAGGCTGTATACCTGAGCGATTTCGGAATTCCTGCCTTTCCTGGTAATTTCCAGGGCTATACGCACCGGGCCCTGTTCAACAATCCGGAAAGAAACATCCTGATTCATAAAATCAACCGGAGGGTTCTGGCGGTCTTTCCAGTCCATGTTCCATGCCGGATATTGAGAAGGAGACTCATGAAGGAATTCCAGGTCAGCAGGCTTTGAAAGCAGTTCCTTTTGAGCTTTTTTATCGAAAAGACTGACCAGATCACCATTGGAAGCAAACCTGGCCTTATAAAATTCATTCTCAAGGGTTTCGTTGGTAACCGACAAAGTTGTCCCGGATACTTTCTGTTTATTCAATGTACGGACATCATAAACAGCCATTCCGGCTGAAGGTACTTTGGCAAAGAAAATGAACTTCAGGTCGTTCCCGTTCCGGCTAATAACCTGGGTAGGCAAAGCTTTTCCCTTTCCGTCAAATACCTGAACATCTTCAGGCAGGGTCTGAAATTTCATTTCTGCAGTAACGACATCCTCCCGTTCACGGGGAACAGGATTATAAACAACAATTGTCCTGCCTTTGGTCTGGGTATTCAAATCTTTGGCAATGGCAGCCACGGAATTTTTAAGTACCTGAGCGAAACCATTTGCAGCAATAAATTCATCGTTCCAGGCATATTCATAAGCTTTAGGGATAGAAGTTCCCGGAAGTATATCATGAAACTGGCTGCCCAATACCAGTTCCCAGGCCCTGTTCAACTTTTCAAAAGGATAAGCGGCTTTGCCCGACAAATCTGCGAATGAAGCCAATTGTTCGGCCGACTGGGCCAGAAGTTCATTCTTCCGGTTGGAACGTTTCATAAAAGATTGTGAGGTCATGGAACCTGCACTGTGTTCAATAAGCAAAAGATCGCCTGAATAAACGGGGAGTTTCTGGCGTATTTCCGGGGTAATATCCTTATACATCTGATCCGAAGAGGTAAGGATAACTTTAAACTTGCTGTCGTTATTTCTCAGGCTTCCAATGGCATTTTTTATATCATTTTCCCTGGGAGAGCCCCCGCGGTCACCCACTCCATAGTAACGGTAATCAAAAGAAATTCCGTACTTGCTGATATCCTGGGAAATTCTCTCAGCCCAATATTGGTCAAGATCAAGCCTTGGAATTACATGCCCTGTATAATCCATGGCATTCAATGCAGCAATAATCCCTTTCCCGTCAGGACCGTTCCATACACCCACATTAAAAGGCACTCCGTTGGCTGAACGCCAGGTAAGCTTTTGTGTTGAAAAACCGAGCAAACCGCAATGATGCCAGATCGAAGGCAGGTTGGCCAGAAACCCGAAACAATCGGGAAGCATATAATCACAGCTTTCTGTTCCAAACTCTTTTCTGAAATAGTCGTTTCCATATAATACCTGCCGGATGATGGATTCGGAAGAAGAAATATTTGCTTCGCCTTCATCTACGGAAGAACCGGATACAAACCAACGGCCCTGCTTGATATATTGAACCACTTTTTTATAATCTTCAGGATAATACTCCTTCATCATGTGGTAACGCCGGGATCCGGTAAAATTAAAAACATAGTCGGGATACTTTTCGAATAAATGAAAGTTGTCTCTCATTGTATTTCTGATATATTCGTTGATGGTGGTCGGATAATCCCAATTCCATTGCGTATCCAGATGTGCATAACCAATAGTGTACAAAACTTTATCCATAGCGGCATTATATTTTTCGCGTCTATCATAGGGCTGGGAAAAGACCAGCCCTGAAATTAACAGGCTCAAAATGGCCAAATAATATTTCTTTTTCATTTTGTTAATAGTTAGTTTAAGTGTTAATATAATCGCAAAATTAAGTATTTGCAGGTGATATAAATCCAAAACAACTTGGGAACAGGCAAAAATACCATAATTTATAAATAATACGGGAGGGAAATATATAAAATAAAGAAAAGGCGCAATTTATGTGCTTAGAACAACAGTTGTTATTTTATTCCGGGAAAATCAGGAAGTTTTTTTAAAAAGTTAAAAACAAAACTTTTTATACCTTAGCGGCTTAGCATTTCTGCGGGGAATTGTAATTTTTCTAAAAAATCCCGCAGATGAAACATTATTTGTAAAATATTTTCCTTTGAAACGAACATGTTTGCAAATAAACACAAAACACGAATGATCCGTCAGCTGACGGATCACCGTAGGTAAAATAGCAAACATAGCGTTTTATAGGTCCTTTAAAAATTAAACTATATTCGAATGAAACAGACTGAAGATTTTTACAGTCCCGTTAGGGACTAAATACTGGTAGAAAAACAAATAGGTATCAGATAAAAGTCCCGTCAGGGACGAAATAGATAAAAGGGTTTGAAAGGGTTTGAAATTGATTATGAAGAACGATATTTAAAAATTATATCGTACCTGACGGCACTTAAAGTCTATTGGGTTATCCCTTTTTTACTACCAATATATTGTCCCTAACGGGACAAAGATATGGATGATAGGGCATTGAGTTCCCTTTCGGAGTATCCGCCATATACGGATTCATTTGGCAATATAAATTATCTTTATATAAAAAGATAAATACTTTAAAAGGCCAAATATCTCTTTTTTAGTAGAATAACAATTTTTTAGGAATCATGCAGAGTATAAATAGAATTCTCCTAATTATAATTTTTTTTAGTTTTTTAGTATACAATCAGATAAACGGACAGGATTTGTTTCCCCTCAACCGCGACCTCAACCAATTGGTTGAAAGGGAATGTGACCTGAACAAAAAAAACATTTTCAGTTCTTTCAAGCCTTACGACCTCCGGAACATTCCAGTAAATACCGACTCACTGCTTTCAGCCAACCGGGATAAAG
The nucleotide sequence above comes from Bacteroidota bacterium. Encoded proteins:
- a CDS encoding glycoside hydrolase family 2 TIM barrel-domain containing protein → MKPQIQMKVFFLFLLSLLVFLSVHAASDNTIPLKGEWKFQTDPLDKGISEQWFARSLSETIRLPGSMSENGKGDELTLKTKWTGSIYDSSWYYNPRMAKYRQSGKLKFPFWLTPDKYYVGAAWYQKEVDIPASWKGRRIVLFLERPHWQTTVWVDNILIGSQNSLSTPHDYDLTSSLAPGKHTLTIRVDNSTKTVNPGQDSHSITDHTQGNWNGITGQMNLKAGSPVFFDDIRIYPDIKAKRVKVIINIKNSTSSLDAVKIGLTAGLLKGTGGKKLKSLTSKVKVSKGDNILELIYSMGDNPRLWDEFNPVVYQLRAVLADKSGNKDEKLMMFGMREFKANGTHFEINGHPTFLRGTVENCVFPLTGYPPTDEASWARVFAICRAHGLNHMRFHSFCPPEAAFIAADKAGFYLHVECGSWANHGVSLGRGEAIDRYIYDESERIVREYGNHPSFCMMAYGNEPRGSYVPYLNKFVDYWKAKDPRRLYTGAAIGGSWSIIPASEYLVRATPRGLPWSNSLPSTTFDFRNKLENQTVPYVSHEVGQYCVFPDFKEIGKYTGPLKARNFELFQEDLGDHHMGDQANDFLMASGKLQVLCYKAEIEAALRTPGFAGFELLALNDYPGQGTALVGVLDAFWDEKGYSTAPEFNRFCNHTVPLARIPKFVYTNKETFSAAVEVAHFSGQPMENASSSWKITDENGKII
- a CDS encoding glycoside hydrolase family 38 C-terminal domain-containing protein, which gives rise to MKKKYYLAILSLLISGLVFSQPYDRREKYNAAMDKVLYTIGYAHLDTQWNWDYPTTINEYIRNTMRDNFHLFEKYPDYVFNFTGSRRYHMMKEYYPEDYKKVVQYIKQGRWFVSGSSVDEGEANISSSESIIRQVLYGNDYFRKEFGTESCDYMLPDCFGFLANLPSIWHHCGLLGFSTQKLTWRSANGVPFNVGVWNGPDGKGIIAALNAMDYTGHVIPRLDLDQYWAERISQDISKYGISFDYRYYGVGDRGGSPRENDIKNAIGSLRNNDSKFKVILTSSDQMYKDITPEIRQKLPVYSGDLLLIEHSAGSMTSQSFMKRSNRKNELLAQSAEQLASFADLSGKAAYPFEKLNRAWELVLGSQFHDILPGTSIPKAYEYAWNDEFIAANGFAQVLKNSVAAIAKDLNTQTKGRTIVVYNPVPREREDVVTAEMKFQTLPEDVQVFDGKGKALPTQVISRNGNDLKFIFFAKVPSAGMAVYDVRTLNKQKVSGTTLSVTNETLENEFYKARFASNGDLVSLFDKKAQKELLSKPADLEFLHESPSQYPAWNMDWKDRQNPPVDFMNQDVSFRIVEQGPVRIALEITRKGRNSEIAQVYSLAAGEAGKCLEVTNKVDWQSKGVSLKAAFPLAVNNENATYNLGVGTIQRGNNNERKFEVPSKEWFDLTDKSGKYGVSILEDCKFGSDKPDDNTLRLTLLYTPEVNQNNRSFIYQNTQDWGIHDIRYAIYGHAGDWCDGQSPWKAKFFNQPLLAFETTKHSGKSGKELSLISISSPEAGLMAFKKMENGDYYIVRVNELYGKDAKGIQISFPNKIVDAYEVNGQEQKIGDVSLQDGKLNFDLSHYTIRSFAVKFQNAAETSGINNQVSLDLPFDRDVMSFDDNRDDGNFEYGLSLPAELIPDEITSEDVHFKMGGRQDGQNNAVACNGQKINLPQGSYNKLYILAAATDDVQKDFNIDNQPFTLGIQKWTGYVGQFYNRHFTPDMSDVIAMDKPFAKKDNIAWFASHRHISYPSQNDAYQYSYIYKYEIDLPKKSKTLTLPSDKKIKVFAITLAKNNEDNVKALDPLFDEFQGNKPFELRAIK
- a CDS encoding glycosyltransferase family 39 protein, with translation MISTLRLFAQKGKWQNYIYKILSNDLFWLLLTCGIFRYIFYLFFSVTHDYPDSQTYLGYNANILLGQVEDYRTPVYPYFIRLIKLFGTTNLLQNVVLAQSIISFLTIIVFYKTLKNILKKRAVILIAALIYGILPSTLNFDKCILTESFSISALVVFLYFVVSYLKQPAIYKAVLFTFYIFFLIMLRPAFIFLLPVIILFWIIRMMIRKTEWKMSLSGLAASAVCILLIIGYSHLNYTCNEVNNISVVSTVNQLDILIDYNIYTDKSDTELSDYITTNIHKENREDLSDSIFTLFDPGRIAKYNKNCTLHHFPVYLQKSLEKILKTGTSSTSVIYAEFRKGVSGRWIEVISNILSLKFWFLYLLLVFDFIYIIYLWIKSKEIPWLKICIWTIITAQFMTALLGAPNESERLFVSALPYLIVLLSGYADKLVCHIKGRSLSR